In the genome of Calothrix sp. PCC 6303, the window TGGTTATTGCTAAAATACTACTGAATATTACTGACATGTGTCGTTAATCAGTCAACTTTAGCAAACTTGATTCATTAGTCGCCAATATTACTACTGACTGGATAAGTTACTTGCGTAAGTAGTAGCTGTGGGAACTGATATTGCTTTGCTGTCTCCTATCTCCATCAACTAATTTAACTTTTCTGGTGGAATGTAAAAGAAGAGGCAGGGGGAACTTAGATCTGGAATCCTCCCCATGCAAGCCTTCTCAAAGGATATATTTGCTCCATGTTCCCCTTAGGCTTCAAAGCATCTGGAACAAAAACACCCGATAATCCATCCGTAACTGTAGTACTTCCCAACACCCCCATCTATTCACAAGTACGTATGCGATCGCAAGATGAAATTACTGGCTACCCCAAAACAAATATTTCCCAGATTATTTTTGATTCTCAGTATTTTGACTCCCTTATTGGAAGCAATTCCTGTAAATGCAGAAAAACCGGAACATGTGAAACAGTTAATTGATACCAATAAATGTCCCAGATGTGATTTAAGTGGTGCCGATTTGAGTCGGAAAAATTTAAAACGGGCAGATTTATATAATGCTAACTTGCAACGTTCCGATTTGAGGAATACAGATTTGTCGGATGCAAAGTTAAATAGTGCTGATTTGAGTCGCGCTGATTTCTATCAAGCTAATTTACGAAATACAGATTTCAGCGGTGCTAACTTAAATAGTGCTAACTTTCGGAATGCTGATTTAAGAAATGCCAATTTTAGCAATGCTGATTTGGCTAATGCTGATTTTAGCGGATTAGATTTGTATGGAGTCAATTTCAGTAATGCCAAAATGCGCGGTACTCGACTTGATAGAGTTAACTTGAGTGGAGTAAATCTCAGTGGTGCTGATTTGAGTGGTATTGATTTGCGAAATGTCAACCTCAGAGGTATAAACTTAACTAGAATTAACTTAAGTCATGCCAATTTAATTGGCTTTGATTTCCGGGGTACAGACTTAAGAAACGCTAATTTAAGTTATGCTGATTTACGAAATAGCGATTTAAGTAACGCTAAATTGGAAAGCGCTGATTTGCGAAATGCTAACTTGAGTGGTGTAAATTTCCGAAATGCGGACTTAATCGGAGTGAACTTGGATGGTGCAAGTTTGCAGAATGCCGATTTACGGGGTGCAAACCTGAATTTTACCTCATTACCCAGCGGGATTGTAGCCGAAGCTGAAGATTATACTCGGTGGGGAGATTATCAGTTAAATAGGAAGAGTTACCGGAATGCGATCGCATACTATGATAAAGCCATAGAAAATAGTAACAGATACACAGACGCTTATGCCAAGCGGGGATTAGTAAAAACCTACCTGGATGATTACCAAGGTGCTTTAGCTGACTACAACAAAGCTTTGGAAATTAACCCTAATTCTGCTATCACTTATAACTATCGCGCAATTACCCGCACTAGACAACAAGATTATCCAAATGCTTTAACTGACTTTGACAAAGCAATTAGTCTAAATTCTAATTATGCCGAAGCTTATAGCGGCAAAGCCAATATTTTTAACTTACAAACACAATATCAAGCAGCAATTACCCAAGCATCTACAGCAATTGGGATTAATTCTAAGTTAGCATCTGCTTACAATATCAGAGGTTTTGCTCAAGCTGGATTAAAAAACTATTCAGCAGCAGTGAAAGATTACAATTTAGCTATTGATAATTCTGAAGGCTTTACAGAAGCATTTTTTAATCGCGGTGTTTCTCGAATTGCTATAGGGGAATATAAAGATGCTACCAGAGATTTCGACCGAGTTATTGATTTAGATAATAATTATATTGATGGATACTATCAACGTGGTTTAAGTAGATTTAAACGCAATAAGTTTGAAGATGCCATCAAAGATTGTGATCGAGCAATTCAACGCAATTCTCAACATGCTGAAGCTTATGAAATCAAGGGTAACTCATTACTGAAACTCAAGAAAAATACCGAAGCTAAACTAACTTTTAACCAAGCAATCCAGATTTATACCCAACGTAACGATAGCGAAAGCGTTAAACGCATTCAATCAATCATTTCAGGTTTGTAATTCCACATCCCCAACCCCTATCTTGATATTTTGTTGCCTATTACCTATTCCTTTTTGCACAAATAGTATATCCTAACCAAGATGTTCACTAGCATATTAATGAATCCATAAATAAGCAAAAATCAACGTTAATACAGTTAACGGCAAACCAAACCGCAAATGCTGCCAAAAAGTCAACTTATACTCCAAATAAATTGCAGCCTCTGCAACAATTAAATTAGCTACAGAAGCAAACAAAGTTGAAGCTGCTGCCAGCAACAACCATGATTTACTATCACTATGGACAATCAGCGGCTTTAATAACAACACATCCGGAACATTAGAAATTAAATTAGATAAAACAGCAGTTACACTAATTAAACCCTCAGATGTATTTATTTCCCCAGTAATAAAAGTGTAATATATTTAGCTTTTGAATAACTTTAGTTAGTATAAATAGCCTCGAAAAAATCACCAATAAATTCCAATCAATTTTCCTAAATATCCGCTGTGGCTTTAGCCTGCGAGTAATTAATAATAAGCTAGCAGCCACCAAGGCAAAATTAGCTAAAGGAAAACCCAAGCCAAAAGCCACTAACAAACCAATTGTAATAGTTAAGGTTTTATTAAATAATGGTTGATAAATACGTTGACTACAAATAGAAACATCTGTACATGGTTTGCAAGAATGCACTTCTGGATAAAGTAGACACAATAAAATAATCTGAATTGCCATACCCGCTACAGCAATCGGTGTCAATTATTTGAGAAACTCAATATAGGTAATTCCAGAGAAAGAACCAATTAAAATATTTTGAGGATTGCCGCTAATAGTAGCCACTGAAGCAATATTGGTTGCTGCTACTAATGCTAATAAATAGGGGATGGGATTCAGGTTTAAAGCTTGAGTCAGGTTGAGAGTAAGTGGTGTCAAAATTAAAGCAACTGTGTCATTGATAAAAATGGCAGAAAGGATACCGCTACTCAAAGTTAAAGCTATCAAAATTCCCAACAGGGTGCGCGTTAAACCCAGTAAAACTGATAAAATCCACGGGAAAAAGCCTGCATAACTTAAGTTAGCATTGACTATCATCATACTCAACAAAAATAGGATGGTGGTAGCATCAATAGCTTGCCATGCTTCTTCCAAGGTGACAGCACCCAAAGCAATTAAAAAACCAGAACTCACCAAAGCAATGGTGGCACGATTCATCCTCAAGGAGGGTATATAACCTATGGCTAAACCCAGGTAAGTGATAATTAATAGGCAATTGATTAATATCTGGTGAAAAATCACAAATTATTTATTTATGTAAGGTATTCTCGGTAAGAATTTGGGATAGATTGCCAGTCTAAATCAAATTGGTATAGTGGGTGCGGAAATAATTAATTAAAACTTGCAAAAGCTTGTTCCTTGAGTATTTATACTCCCATCACCAGAATTCTTATTAACACAGGATTTCTACATAACGAGATAAGACTTCTAATCTACCAAATACCTTTTTTGTTTATATATAAGCAAAAACTATGTATTCTATAAGTTTTATCAATTACTGAGATGATTCATCTCGTTAGATTACCGATTTAGATGTTAGATTTGTATGCGTCCAAAGCTAGATGACTTCACGAAGCATTTAACTTCGTCAAGTTATGAACAAGAAAGTCGTGCCGCACTACCGATTGTCGATAAATTACAGTTAACTGGACGTAGTAGCAAATTATAGTTTTGATTACAGTGGGTTTCATGAGATTTAACTGTATCGAAACTCCTAATAAACTTCTTCCGGGAGATGTTTTTGTTACATCGTAGACATTGATTAAACTGTTCCGCAGCCTCAACTTTCTAGAGGAGTGAACCATGAAGGTATTTTCCAATACCAAACAAAAGATTTTTTTTGCGAGTTGGGTGCCAGAACACACAGAAGAACCCAACAGTTCCAGTATCTCTCAGCAACAAGGGCTTTCTCCAAAGCAGAGTATTGGTATTTTGCAACCATTCCGACAATGGATTGAGCAGATTGAAGTACGCGATCGCATAATAGCTCATCGCCTATGTCAAGTCATTCCTTCCCAATGTCCCTTTGAAAGAGATGTCAATTTATTTGGTAAGAAATTATTTCACATTCCACCCATGTGTAAACTTAATCCTTTCTACGATGAGGTAGTAGGTTTACGCTTTAAGGCATTGTGCTACCTAGCAGACGAATGTGGTGAAGATATTTCCCAATATTGTTAACAATTTAGTCTATGACCATTTTAGAGACGATCCGTTGGGTCGTCTCTATTAAACCTTCCCTATCTGTTTTAGTATACTAAAGGCTCTTGAGCGATCGCATTCAGTTGTGCAGACTCAAGTAACCGTTGCCAAGAAACTTCTAAATTTCGATTATGTGGGTTTAGCTGCCGTAATTTCGCCACACTTGCGAGAGTATCATACCAAACACCATTAGCAGCTAACTTACTAGCCCTATCTAAGGCAATTTTGGATTCAGAAATATTGGGTATATTTTTGTTCGCCTCGACTCTGCGAATCCAACCAGTCACAAATGGACTATCTGGTTCTAAGTACTGACTACAAATCATTGCTAATGACCATTTATAATTTTTACCAACCTCCAAAGCTGGCACTTCACCGGGAAGAGACACTTCCATCACGCCTGATTGCTTTGGTAGACTAATACTAGTTTGATAATAATAATTCGATTCTTCCTCTTGAATACTGAAAAATCCTTTCTCAGCCTTGGTTTGAGGGATATAAACAAAAATACTCGGACGAGGCGTAACCGTTAAGCCGATATTTGTGGCTGGTATAATTGCTTTAACTGACTTATTTCCACTCGTGGGTTCTGCTAAACCACAAACAGAAGCATCTTGTAGGGGATTTCCCCATGAGTTACTAACAATTTTATCTTCAGGTAGTTTGAACGCGACCTTTGTGGCTATAGTTGGATTTGACCAACCTGTACCCACCAATAATGCTACGGATAAGGCTATTCCTACAAGTAGAAATCTAAATCTATCCCGGCTTTTTCTTGGCATAAAAACCTACCTTCTAAGCTTGATCTAAAGTCAAGTTGGAATATACCCCTAGCATACCAGTAGGAGATAAGACACTACTAGCATATCCGTGTATTTTAGGTAACGTCATCAGTAAAAGTGTGATGTTTTCCTAAAGTTTGTGTGAGGTATATAAGTTTTCGATGATACTTCCCAGATTTCAATCTATTAATTTTTCCGATATCCGTGCTTTGAAGCAAACTATACCTACAATGTTAGATCAATAAAATATAGAATTCTACGGGGTTACAGGTCTTACTGCTGCAATTTGTTGTTCTAAATGTCTACTATAAATCCGTCCCTGGTTAGCAAGAACGGATTAGAAGTTTTTTCATGAACAGTAATAGCAGTAATAATGGATAGTTTTGTTGATAAATCTGGTTACTATTACTGAAGTGTCTTGTAATTAACTGTATCGCTCTTCTGCCCATGGTTCCCCACGGGTATGATAACCATTTCGTTCCCAAAAACCCAGTTCTTCGCGCTCCAAAAACTCCAAACCATTAATCCACTTGGCACTTTTCCAAGCGTACAGGTGAGGAATGATGGATCTCATGGGACCACCATGTTCAGGGGGTAATGGTTCGTTAAATAGTTTGAAGGCTAAAAAGTTTTCTTCTTTAAGAAAATCAACTAGGGGGAGATTAGTTGTATAGCCACCATAACAATGTTCCATAATATGGGTGGCTTTGGGATCGACTTCGATGAGTTTCATCAAGTCGCTAATTTTGATCCCTGTCCATTTAACATCAAGTTTAGACCAGCGAGTCACACAGTGGAAATCAGCAGTAAATTCATGCTGAGGTAATGCCATCATGTCATCCCAAGTAAAGGTTTTGGCTGTTGCTAAACCTGATACTTTGAATTCCCAGGTGTCTATACTAACTTGTGGGGCAGCACCATAGGTTAAAACAGGGAAACCTTTAGTTAGATGTTGACCTGGGGGGACTCTTTCACTATCTTCTACACCAGGTTTCTGAAAAAATTTTCCTAGCATAATTAACAGCCATTAGTAATCAGTAATTAATAGTCAGTAGTCAAGGGTATCGTTTTTACTCTTGACTTTTGACCTGAGACTTTCGGGTTATGACTAGATATTTACTCTTCTTCTTCGTCTTCTTCAGCAGTTGGATAAACGAAGTTGGAACGTCCACTTAAAATTGACTTACCTAATGCCATTGCTTTCTGTGCTTGCACTTGAGCTTTATGTCTCCAGGTAGCCCGACGGGAGTCACGTTTAGATTTTGAGGTTTTCTTCTTTGGAACAGCCATGTTAGCGGATATCGCAATTTTTGACAACCTTTTTATTCTAAGCCATTACCGCGATAGTGGAAGGGGAAAAAGCGAAAGTGTTGAGAGAGTTTATTTTTGAGTTGGTGGTTCTTGGTTGAAGAAAAGTAGCGATCGCGCACTGCGATAATAGATTGCCCAGACTTGAGGATCGGGTCGGTTGCGCCATTGTTGACGGCTAACTCGTAGGTCTAGAATTGGTGCGATCGCGCCAGCGTTTTGTCCAGCGACAATTACGGAAACTTCTGTAGCCAATAGATCTTGATCAAAACTACGCTGGGCTGCGGCACGAGCCACTGCTTCTGCTCTCCTGAGTAGAGTTTCGTAGTTTTCATCCGCTAAGGTGTCAACAATTAGGTCGGCTCTAGCTGTATAAGCTTGTACAATTTTGGGTGAAAAAACTTCAGTTATCAGCCACAGAGGAACAGCTGTTCCTAATAAGAAGATGGCGTTAACTATCCGGATATGATTACGAATTGATGGCATATGTGGAGTAAACGATTTTAGAAAAGATTCGGCGATACTTATGCTTAATGGTGAACGAGTGTTACTTCTCAATCAGTTAACAGTTATCAGCTAGAGCCAAGCGGAGTCGAGGCTTTAACAGTTATCACGGTAAGAGAAAGGGGATTTAACACTATGGCTGAGTACAGCCGATATAGGGCAAGCAGCGGACCTGACCACCCCGACTAAAACCCACCACTTTCAGACGTGGGAGACTCTGATTACCTGCGGTACACTTCGTTACGACAGGTGATACATTGAGCAGTTTTATCGACTCAGTGTGTCTAAGTACAAGTAACAGTTAACTGTTTACTGATTTCATAGGTTAGCCTTGTTATTCCCGCAAAGCCAACTAAAATCTTCAATTATTACAAACCAAATTTGACGCAGGTGCGATGGCAAAAAACTGGGCGGTCGCTATAGGCATTAATCAATATCAGCATTTCCAACCTCTAGCTTGCGCTCAAGCAGATGCTGAGGCGCTATGGGATTTTTTAGCGACTGAGGGTGGTTTTTCACGACAGCAATGTATGTTGATGACTGATACTTCGGCACCCATTGGCGATCGACCAACTCAGCCAACGAAGGAAAATATTCTTCTCCTCCTGGAAGATTTGGCTGCGGCTTGTTGGCGATCGCAAGACCGAGTATGGTTGTATTTCAGCGGTTATGGAGTCAATTACAAAGGTAAAGATTATTTGATGCCAGCAGAGGGCGATCCTGAACATGTGGAAGACACAGGGATTGATATGGCTGCGCTCATGCATAATTTACGGCTTTCGCGGGTCAAACCGTTAATTTTGCTCGATATTAATCGGGCTTTTGGGATGCAAACTGAGACATTTGTCGGGCAAGAAATTATCGAACTTGCTCAGGAGTTGCAAATCCCGTTAATTTTTTCTTGCCAACCAGAACAGTTTTCCTACGAAAGTAGTGAACTCAATCACGGATTTTTTACCACTGCGCTTTTAGAAGGTTTACGCTCTGGTCGCGGCAATACTTTGGGTGAGTTGGAAGCTTATTTAAGCGTTCGTACTCCCGAATTATGTCAATACTATTGGCGACCAACACAGAATCCAGTCACAGTCATGACATCAAATCAGGAGGTAATTTTGGGAAATTCAGAAATGGATCATGATATGGATGCGGCAGCAATTGTGCTTTCGGAGGAGATATTTGCCTCTGCAATGGCTGCTCCACCATTGGAGCGTAATTCTGCAAAGAATTCCAGTAATAATTCTCCAAATAATAATTCTAATAATTATGCTAGCAACTATTCACAATTAAGTAATAACCCTGAGATAAACTATAATAATGAATATAATTATACTAATTTTAGACAGCCGCAGGAACAAAAAGCAGTAGCTAGTTCCTTGACTGAGACTGCGGGAGAAACACCACCTTCGTTACCACCAGCTTTGCCCAAACCCCAAGTTAGTAACTTACCTCCTGTTCCGAATCCGGTTACTTACGGTTCCACCGCATCAAAAGTTACTAAAAGTAAGCCAAGTGTGGGCTTTTGGCACTTACTGATGTGGGGTGTTAGTTCCACATTGTTGGTTGGTTGTTTAATCGCCTTTTTATTCCGTCCGCGATCGCAACCTCAATTTCAGGTTGAACAAACGTTACCTGTAGATAATAACGGCAGTGTTGATGATACTGAGTTTAATTCTACACAAAATCAAAGTCCGCCAATTGCTGTTCAAACCCCTTCAGCGGAAGTTAAACCCAAAGTTACTTCAACTTTCCCATCGGTAGCTGCCAAACCTCAAGTTTCTCCAACTTTGCCATCGGTGACAGCTAAACCTCAAATTTCTCCAAATCCTTCAGCAGATACTAAACCCCAAGTTTCCCCAAATCCGGCACCAGTTGTGGCAACATCTGCAACGGTACCCCAAAAACGCAGTCAAGCACTGAGTGAATTATCCAAACAATCACTAAATCCTAATCTTGCCAGTGATTTGAATTCAGCGATCGCATCCGCACGCAAAATTAAGCCTGGTGAACCACGTTACACCCAAGCACAGGAAAATATCCAAGTTTGGAATCACATGATTTTTGAAATTGCCGAAAATCGTGCCAAGAAGCGTCAATATAATAACGCGATCGCGGCTGCAAACTTAATGGAAAAAAAACAGCCCCAATATTCCCAAGTTCAAGCAGCAGTCAGTCAATGGAAGCAACAAGCAAAACAAAATCTCAGTAATCAAACTGTGGTTCAAGCTGCCGCTACTTTAATTAAACCAGGACAAGCATCAAGCTATAACCGAGCAATCGAAGTTGCTAAAAAGGTTCCCAAAGGTGAACCAGGTTATGATGTCGCTCAAAAAGCCATAAATAAATGGAGTAACCAAATTTTAGAAATTGCCAATCGTCGCGCTGCAAATGGTGAAACTGGAGATGCAATTCGAGCCGCAACACTGGTTCCAGAAGGTACTAAAGCTTGGGAGTCGGCACAAAAATCGATTAAAAAATGGAACAGGTAAATCAGTTATCAGTGAACAGTAATCAGCTTGCAGGAGAACTAAATGTTCCTTCCTAAAAAAACAAGAATAGCCAATAAATAAGTAGGTGCTGAAAAACGTACACAAGTTCCTACAATTATTAAATTAGTAGAAAGCGGTTCGGTTCATGACTGATAACCTGACTGTTCACTGATAACTGATAACCTGACTGTTCACTGATAACTGATAACTGTTAACTGCTCACTGATAACTGATTTATGGTTTTTGTAATTGCTGGAGAACGCAGTGGTGTAGGTAAAACAACGGTTACACTTGCTTTACTTGCTTCTTTATGTCGTCAAGGTAAACGAGTCCAATCCTTTAAAGTTGGTCCCGACTATATTGATCCGATGTTTCATCAATATGTCACGGGTTTACCTTGCCGAAATTTAGATCCAGTTTTAACTTCCGAAAGCTATATCCAAGAGTGTTTTGCTCAACACTTCCAAAAGGCTGATTGCGCTGTCGTGGAAGGAGTAATGGGGTTATTTGATGGAATTAACTTAAATATTGGGGACACATCCCAAAATATTCCTAATTATTTTGGCAGTACGGCACATATTGCCAGGTTATTAAACTTACCTGTAATTTTGGTGATGGATTGCAGTCGCTTATCTGGATCAGCAGCAGCGATCGCACTCGGCTATTCTACCTTAGATCCACGTATCAACATCGCGGGATTAGTTCTAAATCGGGTGGGAAGTTCTCGTCATCTAGAATTATTAAAAACTTCACTAGAACCTCTAAATCTACCAATATTGGGCGTTTTGCAACGAGAAAACGATATCACTATCCCTGATAGACACCTAGGTTTAATTCCCACCGATGAGTTACCAGAATTGGATGCTGTGATTTCCAAACTTGCAGATTTGGGTGATAGTTGCTTCAATTGGGAATTGCTGAAAGAAGGCAGGAGGCAGGAGGCAGAAGGCAGAAGTCAACAGAACACAAGTATATCGCCAAATTCAGATCAAAATTTACCATCAAAAACTCGAATTGCCGTTGCACGCGATCGCGCTTTTAATTTTTACTATCAAGATAATCTCGATTTACTCCAAAAACTCGGTGCTGAGTTAGTTTTCTGGAGTCCTTTAAATAACCAAGATTTACCCCCAAATATCCAAGGAATGTATTTTGGTGGTGGTTTCCCGGAAATGTTTGCAGAGGAACTATCAAAAAACACTAGTGTACTCACTGCTATCAAATCAGCAATTCTCTCAGGAATGCCAACTATAGCCGAATGTGGTGGCTTAATGTACCTTTGCGACAAAGTAATTGATTTTACAGATACAGCATACCCAATGGTGGGAGTTCTCCCCACAACCGCAATTATGGATCAGCGTTTAACATTAGGTTATCGTCAAGCAACAACTTTAGGAAATAGCTTTTTATTCGACGCAGAAACCACAGTTTACGGACATGAATTTCATCGTTCCCGATTAATTTCCCATCCTGAACCAGCATTATTTCATACTTCCCGCGTTGACACTGAAGAATTTACCGGTAATGAAGGGTACAACTTACTTCCCAATCTTCACGCATCCTATATCCATCTACATTGGGGTGCAACACCACAAATTCCTCAGGTATTTATGGAATCATGCCTTAATTGGCATTGAATCAAAGCTTTTCGTTAGTAATAAAATTACCAGATGAGTGTATTCTTGCTAAAGAAACACTAGGTAGTGAAAAATACAAACATGCTAGCAACAAATATTGATGAGGTAATCAAGACATTAGATTTGATTATTGCTGAGGCAAAAGCAAAGCGCGATCAATATCATACAGGCGATCGCATTGGTTTATTTGCGGCGTTATATCGTCAGGTGACGCTGAAGATTAAAATGGGGATGGAAAGCGGTTATTTTGATGAGTGCGATCGCATGAATCGATTTGCAGCTAAATTTGCTAACCGTTATTTTACCGCGATTGACACCTACAAAAATGGTGATAAACCCACGAAAAGCTGGAAAGTAGCATTTGAAGCCGCTTTACAACCCGATTTTATTATTATTCAGCACCTTTTATTAGGTGTGAATGCTCACATTAATTTAGATTTAGGAATTGTAGCAGCAGAAATTTGTCCAGGTGAGAAATTACAAGGTTTCGCAGGTGATTTTGAGAAAATAAATAATATCATTGCCGATTTACTCAATCCTATTCAGGAAGTTGTCAATCAATTTTCTCCACTTTTAGAAATATTAGACAAAGTTG includes:
- a CDS encoding pentapeptide repeat-containing protein, coding for MKLLATPKQIFPRLFLILSILTPLLEAIPVNAEKPEHVKQLIDTNKCPRCDLSGADLSRKNLKRADLYNANLQRSDLRNTDLSDAKLNSADLSRADFYQANLRNTDFSGANLNSANFRNADLRNANFSNADLANADFSGLDLYGVNFSNAKMRGTRLDRVNLSGVNLSGADLSGIDLRNVNLRGINLTRINLSHANLIGFDFRGTDLRNANLSYADLRNSDLSNAKLESADLRNANLSGVNFRNADLIGVNLDGASLQNADLRGANLNFTSLPSGIVAEAEDYTRWGDYQLNRKSYRNAIAYYDKAIENSNRYTDAYAKRGLVKTYLDDYQGALADYNKALEINPNSAITYNYRAITRTRQQDYPNALTDFDKAISLNSNYAEAYSGKANIFNLQTQYQAAITQASTAIGINSKLASAYNIRGFAQAGLKNYSAAVKDYNLAIDNSEGFTEAFFNRGVSRIAIGEYKDATRDFDRVIDLDNNYIDGYYQRGLSRFKRNKFEDAIKDCDRAIQRNSQHAEAYEIKGNSLLKLKKNTEAKLTFNQAIQIYTQRNDSESVKRIQSIISGL
- a CDS encoding Mo-dependent nitrogenase C-terminal domain-containing protein; amino-acid sequence: MKVFSNTKQKIFFASWVPEHTEEPNSSSISQQQGLSPKQSIGILQPFRQWIEQIEVRDRIIAHRLCQVIPSQCPFERDVNLFGKKLFHIPPMCKLNPFYDEVVGLRFKALCYLADECGEDISQYC
- a CDS encoding DUF928 domain-containing protein gives rise to the protein MPRKSRDRFRFLLVGIALSVALLVGTGWSNPTIATKVAFKLPEDKIVSNSWGNPLQDASVCGLAEPTSGNKSVKAIIPATNIGLTVTPRPSIFVYIPQTKAEKGFFSIQEEESNYYYQTSISLPKQSGVMEVSLPGEVPALEVGKNYKWSLAMICSQYLEPDSPFVTGWIRRVEANKNIPNISESKIALDRASKLAANGVWYDTLASVAKLRQLNPHNRNLEVSWQRLLESAQLNAIAQEPLVY
- a CDS encoding sulfite oxidase-like oxidoreductase — encoded protein: MLGKFFQKPGVEDSERVPPGQHLTKGFPVLTYGAAPQVSIDTWEFKVSGLATAKTFTWDDMMALPQHEFTADFHCVTRWSKLDVKWTGIKISDLMKLIEVDPKATHIMEHCYGGYTTNLPLVDFLKEENFLAFKLFNEPLPPEHGGPMRSIIPHLYAWKSAKWINGLEFLEREELGFWERNGYHTRGEPWAEERYS
- the rpmF gene encoding 50S ribosomal protein L32; amino-acid sequence: MAVPKKKTSKSKRDSRRATWRHKAQVQAQKAMALGKSILSGRSNFVYPTAEEDEEEE
- a CDS encoding caspase family protein → MAKNWAVAIGINQYQHFQPLACAQADAEALWDFLATEGGFSRQQCMLMTDTSAPIGDRPTQPTKENILLLLEDLAAACWRSQDRVWLYFSGYGVNYKGKDYLMPAEGDPEHVEDTGIDMAALMHNLRLSRVKPLILLDINRAFGMQTETFVGQEIIELAQELQIPLIFSCQPEQFSYESSELNHGFFTTALLEGLRSGRGNTLGELEAYLSVRTPELCQYYWRPTQNPVTVMTSNQEVILGNSEMDHDMDAAAIVLSEEIFASAMAAPPLERNSAKNSSNNSPNNNSNNYASNYSQLSNNPEINYNNEYNYTNFRQPQEQKAVASSLTETAGETPPSLPPALPKPQVSNLPPVPNPVTYGSTASKVTKSKPSVGFWHLLMWGVSSTLLVGCLIAFLFRPRSQPQFQVEQTLPVDNNGSVDDTEFNSTQNQSPPIAVQTPSAEVKPKVTSTFPSVAAKPQVSPTLPSVTAKPQISPNPSADTKPQVSPNPAPVVATSATVPQKRSQALSELSKQSLNPNLASDLNSAIASARKIKPGEPRYTQAQENIQVWNHMIFEIAENRAKKRQYNNAIAAANLMEKKQPQYSQVQAAVSQWKQQAKQNLSNQTVVQAAATLIKPGQASSYNRAIEVAKKVPKGEPGYDVAQKAINKWSNQILEIANRRAANGETGDAIRAATLVPEGTKAWESAQKSIKKWNR
- a CDS encoding cobyrinate a,c-diamide synthase, translated to MVFVIAGERSGVGKTTVTLALLASLCRQGKRVQSFKVGPDYIDPMFHQYVTGLPCRNLDPVLTSESYIQECFAQHFQKADCAVVEGVMGLFDGINLNIGDTSQNIPNYFGSTAHIARLLNLPVILVMDCSRLSGSAAAIALGYSTLDPRINIAGLVLNRVGSSRHLELLKTSLEPLNLPILGVLQRENDITIPDRHLGLIPTDELPELDAVISKLADLGDSCFNWELLKEGRRQEAEGRSQQNTSISPNSDQNLPSKTRIAVARDRAFNFYYQDNLDLLQKLGAELVFWSPLNNQDLPPNIQGMYFGGGFPEMFAEELSKNTSVLTAIKSAILSGMPTIAECGGLMYLCDKVIDFTDTAYPMVGVLPTTAIMDQRLTLGYRQATTLGNSFLFDAETTVYGHEFHRSRLISHPEPALFHTSRVDTEEFTGNEGYNLLPNLHASYIHLHWGATPQIPQVFMESCLNWH
- a CDS encoding DUF5995 family protein produces the protein MLATNIDEVIKTLDLIIAEAKAKRDQYHTGDRIGLFAALYRQVTLKIKMGMESGYFDECDRMNRFAAKFANRYFTAIDTYKNGDKPTKSWKVAFEAALQPDFIIIQHLLLGVNAHINLDLGIVAAEICPGEKLQGFAGDFEKINNIIADLLNPIQEVVNQFSPLLEILDKVGGITDEAIVSFSIKEARQEAWNHAQILARQTPEQQQSTIISLDRKVAFLGRIVASPSRIIDKAIEIVKSSESDDIPSIIDALNRIISA